Proteins found in one Novipirellula artificiosorum genomic segment:
- a CDS encoding sulfatase-like hydrolase/transferase: MRKTDWRSIFFSALGFALVASNSHAADFAIADDTEALSVSHGRDGNTLVAKGNSKGQTFELTKPGSVGGLILGAADVASAADLTVQVFALEGGEPFGEALHSQTGDLSEGMQAGDSVVVHLDPPLSLSAGNYAMVLSTVKSNLRFHLSRGYEGGCLIRRNDSTKGKWAVGNGVGSDLLFRLIGSQGITSEGPAGLPPNEAPLEWVRHENPVFEPRSLDDLERKPNIITVMVDDLGWNQIGVPQATFGTHPDMYVTPNLARLANEGLCFTNAYAQPNCAPTRAAMLSGQYPTRIHNNVYVVGSLNRFGGGGPSKEKARFVGPEQSEDVAAEAVTVAEALRENGYATAHIGKYHVGGHRGEETLPENVGFDMNVGGFTQGHQPVCFATQTDENLWGFRGLGRGDFDRFAEPYATEYLERYGFPLSLAGTPKHVSDALADAMEETVASFAAADKPFYLQVHPYAVHGPVRSRPDLQEGSDGDPFVGFVKSVDLILGRLLSAIEDPNGDGDKSDSIVDHTLVLFTSDNGGTHKDNLPLRGVKGMFTEGGIRVPLIARWPGRIPANTVTDHLVHSVDYYPTYLQLAGGTWHPSPEVHPLDGFSFADVLVNPNDDSPRKPIFYLFPGYLDRRAQPCVTAIEKLGKSQFKLIYSYETDGWELYNLTTDIRESRNIADQQPEVVSRLAQSMHQWLMQDHLTWRPKYPIAKETGEPAGPPLR, encoded by the coding sequence ATGAGAAAGACTGATTGGCGTTCCATTTTTTTCTCTGCTCTTGGATTCGCACTCGTGGCGAGCAACTCGCACGCCGCAGATTTCGCGATTGCAGACGATACCGAAGCGTTGTCGGTTTCGCACGGGCGTGACGGCAACACGCTTGTCGCAAAGGGGAATTCGAAGGGACAGACGTTCGAACTTACCAAGCCAGGATCCGTCGGCGGACTGATCCTAGGTGCAGCCGACGTGGCATCGGCTGCGGATCTGACAGTCCAGGTGTTCGCACTCGAAGGGGGCGAACCGTTTGGCGAGGCGTTGCATTCGCAGACTGGAGATCTTTCGGAAGGAATGCAAGCAGGGGATTCAGTCGTTGTACATCTTGATCCTCCGTTAAGCTTGTCGGCCGGAAACTACGCGATGGTGCTAAGCACGGTGAAGTCGAATCTTCGATTTCACCTGAGTCGCGGCTACGAGGGCGGTTGTCTGATTCGGCGAAACGACAGCACGAAGGGCAAGTGGGCTGTTGGAAATGGCGTTGGTAGCGATCTACTTTTTCGGCTGATCGGTTCGCAGGGAATTACCAGCGAAGGACCAGCAGGATTGCCACCCAACGAGGCTCCGTTGGAATGGGTGAGGCACGAAAACCCGGTGTTCGAACCGAGGAGTCTCGATGATCTGGAGCGCAAGCCAAACATCATCACCGTGATGGTGGATGATCTAGGCTGGAACCAGATTGGCGTTCCGCAGGCCACGTTCGGTACGCATCCCGACATGTACGTCACGCCGAACCTCGCGCGACTGGCAAACGAGGGGCTTTGCTTCACGAATGCTTACGCACAACCGAATTGCGCGCCAACACGAGCCGCGATGTTGTCCGGTCAGTATCCGACGCGAATCCACAACAACGTGTATGTCGTCGGCAGTCTGAACCGCTTCGGTGGAGGCGGTCCTTCGAAGGAAAAGGCTCGTTTTGTTGGTCCAGAACAATCAGAAGACGTTGCTGCTGAAGCGGTCACGGTTGCAGAAGCTCTGAGAGAAAACGGCTACGCCACCGCGCACATTGGCAAGTACCATGTCGGCGGTCATCGTGGGGAAGAAACACTGCCGGAGAACGTGGGGTTCGACATGAACGTTGGCGGTTTTACCCAAGGTCATCAGCCAGTTTGTTTTGCGACGCAGACCGACGAAAACCTGTGGGGATTTCGAGGGTTGGGGCGAGGCGATTTCGACCGATTTGCCGAGCCCTACGCCACCGAATACCTGGAACGCTACGGTTTCCCGTTATCCCTCGCCGGAACCCCGAAGCATGTTAGCGACGCGCTGGCCGATGCTATGGAAGAAACGGTCGCCAGCTTCGCCGCGGCCGACAAACCGTTCTACCTGCAAGTGCATCCCTACGCAGTCCATGGCCCGGTTCGATCACGCCCCGACCTTCAAGAGGGTTCCGATGGAGACCCGTTCGTCGGTTTCGTGAAGAGCGTGGATTTGATTCTGGGGCGTCTCCTCAGCGCGATTGAAGATCCCAATGGCGACGGAGACAAAAGTGATAGTATTGTGGATCACACGCTCGTCCTGTTCACGTCCGATAATGGCGGAACTCATAAAGACAATCTGCCGCTCCGCGGAGTCAAGGGCATGTTCACCGAAGGCGGCATTCGAGTTCCGCTTATCGCTCGGTGGCCTGGCAGGATTCCCGCCAATACCGTTACGGATCACCTTGTGCACAGCGTCGATTACTACCCAACCTACCTCCAATTGGCGGGCGGAACGTGGCATCCCTCGCCGGAAGTACATCCGCTGGATGGATTCTCATTCGCCGATGTGCTCGTCAATCCGAACGACGACTCGCCACGAAAACCGATCTTCTACTTGTTCCCCGGTTACTTGGATCGTCGCGCCCAACCGTGCGTCACGGCCATTGAAAAACTCGGCAAATCTCAGTTCAAGCTGATCTATTCTTACGAGACGGACGGCTGGGAACTGTACAACCTAACGACAGACATTCGTGAATCTCGCAACATTGCCGACCAGCAACCGGAAGTTGTCTCCCGCCTCGCCCAAAGCATGCACCAGTGGCTGATGCAGGACCATTTGACATGGCGTCCCAAGTATCCGATCGCGAAAGAAACCGGCGAACCGGCCGGCCCACCCCTTCGCTAG
- a CDS encoding arylsulfatase has product MMHKFIFAVMFSMLGTTSWAADNRPNIIYIMADDLGYGDLSCFGQTKFKTPNIDRLAAEGITFTDYYAGSTVCAPTRCVLMSGLHTGHAFVRGNREVQPEGQAPMPIDIVTLPRLIKKAGYTTGMFGKWGLGAPGSASDPVEHFDTFYGYNCQRQAHTFYPTHLWHNDKKVPLDSKTYSADLISDQLLQFVRDNKEKPFFAYVPFTIPHAAMHVPEDDHLPWREKWPQFDDKIGKYSGPNVTNPVAAFAGMVTRMDRHVGQLLALLEELGIDNNTIVSFTSDNGPHMEGGHDPKFFDSNGPLKGHKRDLYEGGIRVPFVARWPGTIKPGTKTDLPVAMWDVLPTCLEIAGTEAPAGIDGISYLPALLGQMDRQKKHEYLYWAFYERGGKLAVRWGKWKGVRNNVGKNPNSTLELYDLTKDIGETSNIAAQHPEVVTQLETFLKDAYTPSPDWSFGGR; this is encoded by the coding sequence ATGATGCACAAGTTCATTTTCGCAGTGATGTTCTCGATGCTGGGAACCACATCGTGGGCCGCGGACAATCGCCCGAACATCATCTATATCATGGCTGACGACCTGGGCTATGGTGACCTGTCGTGCTTCGGCCAGACGAAGTTCAAGACACCGAACATTGATCGGCTGGCGGCGGAGGGCATCACCTTCACAGACTACTACGCTGGCTCCACCGTCTGCGCGCCGACTCGTTGCGTGCTGATGTCCGGACTGCATACCGGTCACGCCTTTGTCCGCGGGAATCGCGAGGTACAGCCCGAAGGCCAGGCGCCGATGCCCATCGACATTGTGACGTTGCCGAGGCTGATCAAGAAGGCAGGCTACACCACGGGGATGTTCGGTAAGTGGGGCCTCGGCGCACCCGGCTCCGCCAGCGATCCGGTCGAGCACTTCGACACGTTCTACGGTTACAACTGTCAGCGCCAGGCGCACACGTTCTACCCGACTCATCTATGGCACAATGACAAGAAAGTTCCGCTTGACAGCAAGACCTATTCGGCTGACCTGATCTCTGACCAGCTGTTGCAATTCGTGCGTGACAACAAGGAAAAACCGTTCTTCGCCTATGTCCCCTTTACCATTCCACATGCGGCCATGCACGTTCCAGAAGACGACCATTTGCCTTGGCGTGAGAAGTGGCCGCAGTTCGACGATAAGATTGGCAAATACAGTGGGCCGAATGTGACGAATCCCGTCGCAGCGTTTGCGGGCATGGTGACGCGCATGGACCGGCATGTGGGCCAGTTGCTGGCGCTGCTCGAGGAACTCGGCATCGACAACAACACCATCGTCTCGTTCACTAGTGATAACGGTCCGCACATGGAAGGAGGTCACGACCCGAAGTTCTTCGACTCCAATGGCCCGTTGAAGGGGCACAAACGCGATCTTTATGAGGGCGGCATCCGCGTACCGTTCGTCGCCCGCTGGCCCGGTACGATCAAGCCCGGCACAAAGACGGATCTGCCAGTGGCGATGTGGGACGTCTTGCCAACCTGCCTGGAAATCGCTGGAACCGAAGCACCGGCCGGTATCGACGGAATCAGCTACCTGCCGGCGCTGCTCGGCCAGATGGACCGTCAGAAGAAGCACGAGTATCTGTACTGGGCGTTCTATGAGCGCGGCGGCAAACTGGCCGTTCGCTGGGGCAAATGGAAGGGCGTTCGCAACAACGTCGGCAAGAATCCGAACTCGACCCTGGAGCTCTATGATTTGACAAAGGATATCGGCGAGACAAGCAACATCGCCGCCCAGCATCCCGAGGTCGTGACCCAACTCGAAACCTTCCTAAAGGACGCCTACACACCGTCACCCGACTGGTCGTTTGGCGGTCGTTAG
- a CDS encoding DegT/DnrJ/EryC1/StrS family aminotransferase, which produces MKKRREFIKTVGVLGAASTLPSTTPAGVAAEGETVASSAKLAIDGGSPVRKTGLRHHPYGPQFFDDVEKQELLDVLESKSPFRWQAEDSKVLQFEKAYAAHVGMKHALGVTSGTTALYTAMAALEIGPGDEVILPAWTWYADYDAIVLAGALPVFAEIDESFNIDPADIESKITKRTKAIIVVHLQGTPADMSPILEIAEKHNLRILEDCAQCLGGRFKGKYVGTMGNIAINSFQLSKSITAGEGGAVLTNDSTLFERAIRFHDAGSLRDVYADSMGGGLLVAFAACNFRMSEFTGAVLKGQLQKLEKICGGLRRNARKVREGIADLPGIKLRKTADQAGDLGVTVFLDHGTEARRDYFLRALRAEGIAAAGPGGSVILPVVERIAKKTTVHPLWPSFNSTEGKAIRYGSECCPRTIDILGRHGGVIMDPNFSEDDINDIVRAIRKVYMAMGAA; this is translated from the coding sequence ATGAAGAAGCGCCGAGAGTTCATTAAGACCGTTGGTGTTCTGGGCGCTGCGTCGACCTTGCCAAGCACGACGCCGGCAGGCGTAGCGGCAGAGGGCGAAACCGTGGCAAGTTCGGCGAAGCTTGCCATCGATGGAGGATCACCCGTTCGCAAGACGGGACTTCGCCATCACCCCTACGGTCCACAGTTCTTCGACGACGTGGAAAAGCAAGAGCTTCTCGACGTGCTCGAATCGAAGTCTCCCTTTCGTTGGCAGGCGGAGGACTCGAAGGTTCTACAGTTTGAGAAGGCCTACGCGGCCCATGTCGGTATGAAGCACGCGCTCGGGGTCACCTCGGGAACGACGGCACTATATACCGCCATGGCGGCATTGGAGATCGGGCCCGGCGACGAGGTCATCCTGCCCGCGTGGACGTGGTACGCCGATTACGATGCCATCGTCCTTGCGGGCGCGCTGCCGGTGTTTGCCGAGATCGACGAATCGTTTAACATCGATCCTGCGGATATTGAATCGAAAATCACGAAGCGGACCAAGGCGATTATCGTGGTCCACCTGCAAGGTACTCCGGCGGACATGAGTCCGATTCTAGAGATCGCGGAAAAGCACAACCTTCGCATCTTGGAGGATTGCGCCCAATGCTTGGGAGGTCGCTTCAAAGGAAAGTATGTTGGGACGATGGGCAACATCGCGATCAACAGCTTCCAACTCAGCAAGAGCATCACCGCTGGTGAGGGCGGAGCGGTGCTCACCAACGACTCAACGCTTTTTGAGCGCGCGATCCGATTCCACGACGCCGGGTCGCTACGCGACGTCTACGCGGATTCGATGGGAGGCGGCTTGCTGGTGGCTTTCGCTGCCTGCAACTTCCGCATGAGCGAGTTCACCGGCGCGGTCCTCAAGGGCCAATTGCAGAAGCTGGAAAAGATTTGCGGCGGCCTGCGCCGAAACGCCCGCAAGGTCCGCGAGGGCATCGCCGACCTGCCGGGCATCAAGCTGCGAAAGACGGCGGACCAGGCTGGAGATCTGGGGGTGACGGTCTTCCTGGATCATGGCACCGAAGCGCGGCGAGATTATTTCCTGAGAGCGTTGCGGGCCGAGGGAATCGCAGCTGCGGGACCAGGCGGCTCCGTCATCTTGCCGGTCGTCGAGCGGATTGCGAAGAAAACCACGGTCCATCCACTGTGGCCTTCGTTCAACAGCACCGAGGGCAAGGCGATTCGGTACGGAAGCGAGTGCTGTCCACGGACGATCGACATCTTGGGACGCCATGGCGGGGTGATCATGGATCCCAACTTCAGCGAGGATGACATCAACGATATCGTTCGGGCGATTCGCAAAGTCTACATGGCGATGGGTGCAGCATGA
- a CDS encoding Gfo/Idh/MocA family protein, with translation MTNRKISRRRLLGHGLGAATAGITLPVLTSCREEPTNVTGSAFRVAARTQNSVAPMDQIGVGIIGCGRRSGQLVIGKGGQGSLPAHARIVAVADFNRKRAEEWARNYRCKAFHDYRELLDQKEVEVVIYATPEHWHYLPCIHACQAGKDMYGEQPLSHTIREGRMMVEAVRKYQRVFQTGEQQRSHPATRKAVELIRNGRIGKIQSIIGYNYPSAYECDFPAQPIPEWLDWDRWCGPNEVVPYHTDLYLSRVPYEREPPYYTYPAEKYAVGPGWMSFRPYSGGELPNWGCHGLSMVHWALDMDDSGPVEIWVDPAEKLETMVYHTPEKVDRGDAACSRTNLHYRYANGVVLSLTSRDPRLGGGATFIGDQGTITIFREGYECDPAGLDKEPLPPDAIRVYESDNHMENFFDCVVSRQDPIMKIESGHSVATLCHLGNIARRLGRRLKWDPEKEMFPGDDEANQLTDVPKRIGYELPSEV, from the coding sequence ATGACCAATCGAAAGATTTCGCGGCGGCGGTTGCTGGGGCACGGTCTGGGTGCTGCCACGGCAGGAATCACGCTGCCGGTGTTGACGTCATGCCGCGAGGAGCCAACGAACGTGACCGGCAGCGCGTTCCGTGTTGCCGCCAGAACGCAAAATAGCGTCGCTCCGATGGACCAGATCGGCGTTGGGATCATCGGCTGCGGACGTCGCAGCGGGCAACTGGTCATCGGCAAAGGGGGGCAGGGCTCGCTGCCCGCTCATGCGAGGATCGTGGCCGTGGCCGACTTCAACCGCAAACGCGCCGAGGAGTGGGCCAGGAATTATCGCTGCAAGGCGTTTCACGACTACCGTGAACTGCTGGACCAAAAAGAGGTGGAGGTCGTTATCTACGCCACGCCAGAACACTGGCACTACTTGCCATGCATTCACGCCTGTCAGGCTGGCAAGGACATGTACGGCGAACAGCCTTTGAGCCATACGATCCGCGAGGGTCGGATGATGGTCGAGGCGGTGCGCAAGTACCAACGAGTATTTCAAACCGGCGAACAGCAGCGGTCTCATCCCGCGACTCGCAAAGCGGTGGAACTCATTCGCAACGGCCGGATCGGTAAGATCCAATCGATCATCGGTTACAATTATCCCAGCGCCTACGAGTGCGACTTTCCCGCGCAGCCGATTCCCGAATGGCTCGACTGGGACCGATGGTGCGGGCCGAACGAAGTGGTGCCCTATCACACCGATCTTTATCTGTCGCGTGTCCCCTATGAACGTGAGCCTCCTTACTACACGTACCCTGCAGAAAAATACGCCGTCGGTCCAGGCTGGATGTCGTTCCGGCCCTATTCGGGCGGCGAGCTACCCAACTGGGGCTGTCACGGTTTGAGCATGGTCCATTGGGCATTGGACATGGACGATAGCGGTCCGGTCGAGATCTGGGTCGATCCCGCTGAGAAGTTGGAAACGATGGTCTACCACACGCCAGAGAAAGTCGATCGTGGCGATGCCGCCTGCTCCAGGACGAACCTCCATTACCGATATGCCAATGGTGTGGTGCTGTCGTTGACCAGCAGAGATCCGAGGCTTGGAGGAGGGGCAACGTTTATTGGCGATCAGGGAACGATCACGATCTTCCGTGAGGGCTACGAGTGTGACCCAGCGGGCCTTGACAAAGAACCGTTGCCGCCCGATGCAATCCGTGTCTACGAAAGCGACAACCACATGGAGAACTTTTTCGATTGCGTCGTCTCTCGCCAGGACCCGATCATGAAGATCGAGAGCGGTCACAGTGTCGCTACCTTGTGCCATCTGGGAAACATTGCCCGCCGACTGGGCCGTCGACTGAAGTGGGATCCGGAAAAGGAAATGTTCCCCGGCGACGACGAGGCGAACCAGTTGACCGACGTTCCGAAACGCATAGGCTATGAACTGCCCAGCGAAGTTTAG
- a CDS encoding RidA family protein, with protein sequence MKWRMVAAAACMVVLNIDSAEETLAAKTATSDVTFESKESVDTPIEYVPLDAPAGMSQAVIVKQIPLVHTRQLFPLDRAGELVGKGKVDEQIQQVLDNLEAVLKDSASGMDQLVRVNVYALSTAILTRFQQQLGKRLDPSVRPAITSILTPLAPTGALVAIDVVAGSAENGKTVNRKRCQAVAGEEGRADAAVLPAGSIAYLSGQPDAGGLTESATTRSMSKLIATLEHLKLSPQHVVQVKVFLKPMTSAEAVQAELSTFFPDQMTPPVVFVEWLASMPVEIEMIAQLPSPSKSAQSERPSASSVEYFTPPEVRPSHTFSKVALMRADKQIYLSGLYAHQPSRGEPQAVDLFDRLQLVLAKTGSDMRHLVKATYYVSDDDAARWIDRTRPRLFDPTRPPAASKVMIHGVGLPQRTMAVDMIAVAQEK encoded by the coding sequence ATGAAATGGCGAATGGTTGCTGCGGCCGCATGCATGGTCGTTCTGAATATCGATTCGGCTGAAGAGACGCTGGCTGCAAAGACAGCGACCAGCGATGTGACATTCGAAAGCAAGGAGTCGGTCGACACGCCGATCGAGTACGTTCCGTTGGATGCGCCGGCTGGCATGTCACAAGCCGTGATTGTTAAACAGATTCCGCTGGTCCACACGCGGCAGCTCTTTCCGCTCGACCGCGCCGGAGAGCTGGTCGGTAAAGGCAAAGTCGACGAGCAAATTCAACAGGTTCTCGACAACTTGGAGGCTGTATTAAAAGATTCCGCCTCCGGCATGGACCAACTGGTTCGCGTGAATGTATACGCTCTCTCTACGGCAATCCTCACCCGCTTTCAACAACAATTGGGTAAGCGGCTCGATCCGTCCGTCCGCCCGGCAATCACCTCGATCCTGACGCCGCTTGCACCCACCGGAGCGTTGGTGGCCATCGATGTGGTCGCCGGATCCGCCGAGAATGGCAAAACGGTCAACCGGAAGCGCTGCCAGGCGGTGGCCGGCGAGGAGGGTCGCGCCGATGCGGCCGTATTGCCGGCGGGAAGCATCGCCTACCTTTCCGGCCAGCCGGACGCGGGCGGTTTGACCGAGTCGGCCACCACGAGGTCGATGTCCAAACTGATCGCGACTCTCGAACACTTGAAGCTCTCGCCCCAGCATGTGGTTCAGGTAAAAGTGTTTTTGAAACCGATGACCTCGGCCGAGGCGGTGCAAGCCGAATTGAGCACGTTCTTCCCCGATCAGATGACCCCGCCGGTGGTCTTCGTGGAATGGCTCGCTTCGATGCCGGTGGAGATCGAGATGATCGCCCAGTTGCCCTCGCCAAGCAAGTCAGCCCAAAGCGAGAGACCTTCCGCGTCTTCGGTCGAGTACTTTACTCCGCCTGAGGTTCGCCCCTCGCATACCTTTAGCAAAGTGGCCCTGATGCGGGCCGACAAGCAAATCTATCTATCCGGTCTGTACGCGCACCAACCGAGCCGGGGTGAACCTCAGGCAGTCGATCTCTTCGATCGACTGCAGCTGGTTCTCGCTAAGACCGGTAGCGACATGCGCCATCTGGTCAAGGCTACATACTATGTCAGCGACGACGACGCGGCTCGCTGGATTGACAGGACGCGTCCTCGGCTGTTCGACCCCACTCGCCCGCCTGCTGCATCGAAGGTAATGATCCATGGAGTTGGCCTACCGCAGCGCACCATGGCGGTGGATATGATCGCAGTCGCCCAAGAGAAGTAA
- a CDS encoding neutral/alkaline non-lysosomal ceramidase N-terminal domain-containing protein, translating into MQRISLCMLVVAIGGMNARIQADDLLIGVAAVDVTPTEPARLNGYGNRRQPAQGVAQRLWVKALAIRGKEGPPAILITVDNLGVPATMTEEVARRLEQKIKLPKKRLVIAASHTHTAPCLTGVASCLFGEAIPDDHQAVIDRYTKRLTDQIEQVAIDAHANLEPGTLAWGQGSVGFAANRRVLKDGTWAGFGVNPMGPVQHVSPVMKAATTGGEVKAVVVNYACHCTTLGGDSNQVCGDWAGYAQEAIEREFPGAVGMVTIGCGADANPEPRGELAMARAHGETLAAEVKRVLQAELVPLETVPVCQATLIDLPFAPPPSRQELLERASQLGATGYHARVQLERLDAGEDLPASIPYPVQTWLFGDELAMVFLAGEVVVDYDLRLRWELDGKRLWITAYANDAPCYIASRRLLDEGGYEVDRSMQYYNQPGRLAPEAEERILRAVHDQLPEAYDPPES; encoded by the coding sequence ATGCAACGAATCTCTCTATGCATGTTGGTGGTCGCGATTGGGGGGATGAACGCAAGGATCCAAGCCGATGATCTGTTGATTGGCGTGGCCGCCGTGGATGTCACCCCAACCGAGCCTGCGAGATTGAACGGGTATGGCAATCGTCGCCAGCCGGCACAGGGCGTCGCTCAGCGGCTGTGGGTCAAGGCACTGGCAATCCGTGGCAAGGAAGGTCCGCCCGCCATCTTGATCACAGTGGACAACTTGGGCGTGCCCGCGACAATGACGGAAGAGGTCGCACGAAGGCTGGAGCAGAAGATCAAGCTGCCCAAAAAACGGCTCGTGATCGCCGCTTCGCACACTCACACTGCACCCTGCTTAACCGGGGTGGCGTCTTGTCTGTTTGGCGAGGCCATTCCGGATGACCACCAAGCAGTCATTGATCGTTACACCAAACGTCTGACGGACCAGATCGAACAGGTGGCGATCGATGCCCACGCCAATCTGGAGCCAGGTACACTGGCCTGGGGGCAGGGATCCGTCGGTTTCGCGGCCAACCGTCGTGTCTTAAAGGACGGCACGTGGGCTGGATTTGGGGTCAACCCAATGGGTCCCGTCCAGCATGTCTCGCCCGTAATGAAGGCGGCGACAACCGGCGGCGAAGTGAAGGCGGTTGTGGTCAACTACGCGTGCCATTGCACGACCCTCGGTGGCGATTCGAACCAAGTGTGCGGCGACTGGGCCGGTTATGCACAAGAGGCAATCGAGCGGGAGTTTCCCGGAGCGGTCGGAATGGTCACGATTGGATGCGGTGCTGATGCGAATCCCGAACCGCGCGGGGAACTGGCGATGGCGCGCGCTCACGGCGAAACGCTGGCAGCTGAGGTTAAGAGGGTGCTGCAAGCTGAACTGGTTCCATTGGAAACCGTTCCTGTGTGCCAGGCCACCTTGATCGATCTGCCCTTCGCACCTCCACCGAGTCGACAAGAATTGTTGGAACGTGCCAGCCAGCTCGGAGCAACAGGCTATCACGCCCGCGTTCAACTCGAGCGGCTGGATGCCGGAGAGGACTTGCCCGCTTCAATTCCCTATCCAGTCCAGACCTGGCTATTCGGAGACGAATTGGCGATGGTCTTTCTGGCCGGGGAGGTGGTGGTGGACTACGACCTGCGTCTACGCTGGGAACTTGACGGCAAGAGGCTATGGATCACGGCTTATGCCAACGATGCACCGTGCTACATCGCTTCGCGCCGACTGCTTGATGAAGGTGGTTACGAGGTCGATCGTTCGATGCAATATTACAACCAGCCGGGCCGACTGGCACCCGAAGCTGAAGAGCGGATCCTTCGCGCCGTGCATGACCAGTTGCCTGAAGCGTACGACCCACCGGAGAGCTAA
- a CDS encoding DUF1593 domain-containing protein yields the protein MPNTLRIISVLMLLTAALFGRVTGEDKPRVVVMSDIGGTEPDDQESFVRLLLYSNELDLVGLIGANSQFGIHRGDTRVFERMIDAYSQIRPNLLVHAEGYPKPAYLKSIIRSGQNRHIGMDGVGQGATTDGSRLIADELKKADERPVWVLAWGGVNTLAQTLWDLREEQTAHIVLAVTDNIRRRSMICKP from the coding sequence ATGCCGAATACCTTGAGAATCATTTCCGTTCTGATGTTGCTAACGGCTGCACTTTTTGGGCGAGTGACGGGCGAGGACAAACCCCGCGTCGTCGTCATGTCTGACATTGGCGGGACCGAGCCGGATGACCAGGAATCGTTTGTTCGTTTGCTGCTCTATTCGAATGAGTTGGATCTCGTTGGGTTGATCGGCGCAAATTCACAGTTTGGGATCCATCGCGGAGACACTCGCGTATTCGAGCGGATGATTGACGCCTATTCGCAAATCCGCCCCAATCTGCTGGTGCATGCCGAAGGGTACCCGAAACCGGCCTACCTGAAGTCCATCATCCGAAGTGGTCAGAATCGCCACATTGGAATGGATGGCGTGGGGCAAGGGGCCACAACAGACGGTTCTCGGCTGATTGCGGATGAGCTGAAGAAAGCGGATGAACGGCCCGTCTGGGTGCTGGCCTGGGGAGGTGTCAATACTTTGGCGCAGACGCTCTGGGATCTGCGAGAGGAACAGACCGCCCACATCGTTCTTGCTGTGACCGACAACATCAGGCGAAGGTCCATGATCTGCAAACCGTGA
- a CDS encoding DNA glycosylase AlkZ-like family protein: protein MATVEKLQPREFKRRIVSGSFPNFLRLSDALQGMQFVQADPIRSPARAQDLMLRQRVAGYVAGELEESFQDLEAEEGYLFAYGFMTPKVWRNLRWRPKRKLRKLEREVLDAVAELGEVHPRGLIERFGRKSVKNYWGGKSQQTKRVLESLHHHGYLRVSRREKGIRVYQVPGDSSGKSEAPMERYCLLVLTTAFVFGPTTKGFLLSELRCQNHLLPCRADRLAAIESLVEAGKLAEVEVEGVTYLWIRENWLSAEVPERVRILAPFDPLVRDRERFAQTWGWTYRFEAYVPAGKRERGYYAMPVLWREDVIGWANANVVDKRLEIDFGYVGKRPRAKAFRLQAEAEVEAMAKFLGLESGAWELVF from the coding sequence ATGGCGACTGTTGAGAAGCTGCAACCAAGGGAATTCAAGCGTCGCATCGTTTCTGGTTCCTTTCCCAATTTCTTACGCTTATCCGATGCGTTGCAAGGGATGCAGTTCGTGCAGGCTGACCCAATCCGATCGCCAGCGAGGGCTCAGGATTTGATGCTGCGGCAACGTGTTGCCGGGTACGTCGCGGGCGAATTGGAGGAGTCATTCCAAGACCTAGAAGCGGAGGAAGGATACCTTTTTGCTTATGGGTTTATGACGCCCAAGGTTTGGCGAAACCTTCGTTGGCGTCCAAAACGCAAATTAAGAAAACTCGAGCGTGAGGTGCTCGACGCGGTGGCTGAATTGGGCGAGGTTCATCCACGTGGATTGATAGAGAGATTTGGTCGGAAGTCGGTAAAGAACTATTGGGGCGGTAAGTCTCAACAAACGAAGCGGGTTCTAGAGAGCCTTCATCATCATGGATACCTGCGGGTGAGTCGTCGGGAAAAGGGAATTCGTGTCTATCAGGTTCCTGGGGATTCAAGTGGGAAATCAGAAGCTCCAATGGAGCGATATTGTCTTCTTGTTCTGACAACTGCCTTTGTGTTTGGCCCGACGACAAAGGGTTTCCTCCTTTCGGAGTTGCGGTGCCAAAATCACCTGTTGCCATGCCGGGCGGATCGACTGGCGGCTATCGAATCCTTGGTCGAGGCAGGGAAACTGGCGGAGGTCGAAGTGGAGGGTGTCACTTACCTTTGGATTAGAGAGAATTGGCTGTCGGCGGAGGTTCCAGAGCGAGTTCGTATTTTGGCTCCCTTTGATCCTTTGGTGCGTGATCGAGAGCGATTCGCGCAGACTTGGGGTTGGACTTATCGTTTCGAGGCGTATGTGCCAGCGGGGAAACGCGAACGTGGCTATTATGCAATGCCGGTTCTTTGGCGAGAGGACGTCATCGGTTGGGCAAATGCGAATGTGGTAGACAAGCGTTTGGAAATAGATTTCGGATACGTGGGCAAGCGACCTCGCGCGAAGGCGTTTCGATTGCAAGCAGAGGCAGAAGTGGAAGCGATGGCGAAGTTCTTGGGTTTGGAGAGTGGTGCTTGGGAGCTTGTTTTCTAG